DNA from Sulfitobacter albidus:
CCATGAGATCAAGAACCCGCTGGCGGGCATCACCGGCGCCGCGCAATTGCTGAGCATGAACCTGCCGCGCGAGGATCTGGAGCTGACCGATCTGATCGTGGCGGAGAGCCGCCGCATCGTGAAGCTGCTCGAACAGGTGGAGCAATTCGGCAATCTCACGCGGCCCGAGCGCGGGCCGGTCAACCTGCACGACGTGCTCGACCGCGCACGGCGCTCGGCATTGTTGGGTTTTGGCGCACGGATGCGCATCATCGAGGACTACGATCCATCGTTGCCGCTGGCGCTTGGCGACAAGGATCAGCTGTTGCAGGTGGTGCTGAACCTGCTCAAGAACGCCTCCGAGGCCGCCGGAAAAAGCGGTGGCACGATCCGGCTGCACAGCTTTTACGAACATTCCTTCCGCCTGCGGCGCGCCGATGGATCGGGACAGGCGCTGCCCCTTCAGATCGAGGTGATCGATGACGGGCCGGGCCTGCCGGAGCATATCAAGGGCGATGTTTTTGAGCCTTTCGTGTCGGGCAAGGAAAACGGCACGGGCCTTGGCCTTGCGCTGGTAAGCAAGATCGTGGGCGAGCATGGCGGCTGGATTTCCGTCAGCTCCGTTCCCGGTAAGACCGTCTTTCGCATCTCTCTGCCCCGGGCGGACGATGCGCAGAAATCGGGCGCAACCGCGCCAATCAAGGAGAGCTAGCATATGGATGGCACAGTTCTGGTCGCCGATGACGACCGCACGATCCGCACGGTTCTGACGCAAGCGCTGACGCGCGCGGGCTGCAAGGTACACGCCACGTCGAGCCTGACGACGCTCATGCGTTGGGTGGGTGAGGGCAAGGGCGATGTGGTCATCTCGGACGTGGCGATGCCCGACGGCAACGGCCTTGAGATGCTGCCCAAGATCGCCGCCGACCGCCCCGATCTGCCGGTGATCGTGATCTCGGCGCAGAATACCATCATGACCGCGATCAAGGCGGCCGAGGCGCAGGCCTTTGACTACCTGCCAAAGCCGTTTGATCTGCCGGAGTTGATGAAGCGCACCGCGCGCGCGCTTGACCAATCCAGCACACCCCGCCGGGCAACACCGGATGCGACCGCGCAGACGCAGGACGATCTGCCAATGGTCGGGCGCACGGCGGTGATGCAGGCGCTCTACCGCGTGATCGCGCGGGTGATGAATACCGATCTGCCGGTGCTGATCTGGGGCGAGAGCGGCACGGGCAAATCGCTGATCGCGCGCGCCATCCACGATCTGTCGGACCGCCGTACGCTGCCGTTTGTCACCGTGAACGAGGCCGATCTGATGGATATCGAAGGCCCGGCACGGGTGCTGGCACGGGCGCGCGGCGGCACCCTGCTGATCGACGAGATCGGCGATATCAGCCAGGAGGTGCAGGCCCGCATCGTGCGCATGATGGATCTGGAGCAGGACAACGCGCCCCGGTTCATCGCCACATCACAGGTGGATCTGGGCGATGAGGCAGGGGAGAGCAACCTGCGCCGCGATCTGTATTACCGGCTGTCGGGCGCGACGCTGCACGTGCCCGCCCTGCGCGACCGGGTCGAGGATATCCCGTTGCTGGCGGTGCATTTCCTCGAACGCGCGGAGGCCGGCGGCGCGCAGCGCGTTCTGTCGGACGGGGCGGCCAAGGTCTTTTCCGGCTACGGCTGGCCGGGCAACGTGCGCCAGCTCGAACATGCCGTGCGTCAGATGACGCTGACGAATGGCGCTGCCGAAATCTCGCGCGCGGAGGCCGAGCAGATTGTCGGCGGCCAGCCGGGGCCGGAGCCCGCACGCGCCACGACCAACACCGAAAAGCTGGGCGCAAGCGTCGAGCGGCACATCAAGCGATACTTTGAGCTGCACGGTGCGATGCTGCCGCCGCCGGGCCTGTATCAGCGGATCCTGCGAGAGGTCGAGGCGCCGCTGATCGAAGTCGCTCTTGCCGCAACGTCAGGGAATCAGGCCAAATGCGCCGAGCTGCTTGGCATCAATCGCAATACCCTGCGCAAAAAAATCACAGATCTTGAAATAGAGGTTACGCGCGGGCGAAAAATGATGTAATACTGCCACATAAGCGTGGCCATCGGGAAACATCCCGATCAGGACCACAGATAACGGCGGTCAGATGCGTTCACGCGCATCGCATCAGGTGAGGGCACGGCAGTGGCGCCCCAGAAACGCAGGTCCTGGCTTGTGCGCTTGTCGCATTTGCGCAGACAACGGCGCATGCGCACCGTTACCACCTTTGGTTTGGTGGTGCTTGGGCCCTTGCTGGCGCTTGCGACCTATCTTGCACTTGGCCCGCTCGACCAGGGCAGCACGGATATCCTGCGGCTGATCCTGCTGCTTGATCTTATCTATATTCTTGTGGTGGCGGCGCTGGTACTGGCGCAGGTGGCGCGGCTGATCACGGCGCGGCGGGCGAAATCCGCAGGCTCGCGCCTGCATTTGCGGCTGACGGGGGTCTTCGCGCTGATGGCGCTGATCCCCACGGTCTCTGTCGCCGTTTTTGCGGTGCTGACGATCAACATCGGCATCGAGGGCTGGTTTTCCGAGCGGGTGCGCGCCGTGGTCGGCAACTCGCTGCTTGCCGCCGAAGCCTACGCACAGGAAGAACGCGAAGGGCTGCGCGCGGATGCGGCAAGCCTTGCGCGCAGCATCGACCGTGCCCGGCGCGGCGGGATCGAGCTGAGCGACAGTGAGCTTTTGGGCGAGGGGCAGCGCCAGATCCAGCGTGGCCTGCGCGAGGCTTACATGATCGACGGCACCGGTGAGATCCGGGCGCGCGGGGATCGGTCCTATCTGTTCGATTTTGAGCCGCCGGCGCCCGACGACCTTGCCGCGGCGGACAACGGTGGCGTGCACCTGATCGAGGACAAGCAGAACAACGAATTCCGCGCGCTCATCCGGCTGGAGTCCTTTGTCGATCGGTTCCTTTATATTTCGCGCGATGTGGACGGCGAACTGCTGAGCCTTCTGGACGAGACCCAGGAGACCATCCGGCTTTACCAGCAACTCGAAAGCGAACGCGGGCGCACGCTGTTTGAATTCGGCCTGCTGTATCTTGCCTTTGCCGTCATCATCATCCTGGCCGCCGTCTGGCTGGGCCTGTGGTTTGCAGAACGCCTGTCCGGCCCCGTGGGCCGCCTGACGGGTGCGGCGCAGCAGGTTGGGGCAGGGGATCTGGACGTGCAGGTGCGCGAGGATGACGGCGACGACGAAATCGCGATGCTGGGCCGCTACTTCAACCAGATGACCAAGCAGCTGAAGGGCCAGCGCAACACGCTGCTGGACAATACCCGCCAGATCGAGCGGCGCCGCCGCCTGTTCGATTCCGTGCTGTCGTCTGTCACTTCCGGCGTTGTCGGTCTGGATCCCGAGGGACGCGTGACGTTCGTCAACCGCTCCGCCATGCGGTTGCTGGACTGGGAGGAGGACCAGCAGTCGCTGGCGCTTGCGGTCGCGATCCCCGAATTCGGGCCGCTGTTCGAGACGGTGGCGCATGGTTCGGCCGAGGCGGCGCAAGAGGAAATCAAAGTTTCCCGTCAGGGGCGTCTGGAAAACCTGCTGGTGCGTATGGCGACGCGGCGCACGGATGAGGGGCGGCTGGAGGGCTATGTGGTTGCCTTCGACGATGTCACCGATCTGGTCAGCGCGCAACGCATGGCCGCCTGGGGCGACGTGGCGCGGCGCATCGCGCATGAGATCAAGAACCCGCTGACACCCATCCAGCTGAGCGCGGAGCGGATCCAGCGCAAATACGGCAAGCAGGTGGACGACGCCGACAGGCTTGAGCAGATGACCGGCGTCATCATCCGTCAGACAGGCGATCTGCGGCGCATCGTGGACGAATTCTCGAAATTCGCGCGCATGCCGGAGCCCGAGCGCAAGCCGCAGGATCTGGCGCAGCTGGTGCGCGATGCGGTGACGCTGCAAAAGGCAGGGCGCCCCGACATCAAGCTGAACGTGGATCTGCCGGACGGTGCGCTGCCCACCTTGATTGATGCGACCATGATCAGCCAGGCGCTGACCAACCTGATCAAGAACGCGGGCGAAGCCATTGATAGCTTGCGCGAAAACGGCGCGCCGGACGATCTGGCGCCGCAGGTGCAGGTCACGCTGAGCCAGACTGACACCCACGCCCGGATCACGATAGCGGACAACGGTATCGGCCTGCCCGAGGACCGCGCGCGGCTCTTTGAACCCTATGTCACCACCCGCAGTGAAGGCACCGGGCTGGGCCTGCCAATCGTGAAAAAGATTATCGAGGAGCACGGCGGCAGCCTGACCCTCACCGATGCCGCCCCTTTCGAGGGGCAGTCCCATCATGGCGCCATGGCGGTCATCGACCTGCCCCTTGAGCAAAGCCAGCACACACAAACCGAGGAGAGACAGTATGGCTGATATTCTGATCGTGGACGATGAGCGCGACATTCGCGAGCTTATCTCTGACATTCTCGAAGACGAGGGGTTTGCCACGCGGCTTGCGGGCAACTCCGATGATGCGATGGCCGCCGTCAATGCCGAGCCGCCGGCGCTGATGATCCTCGATATCTGGCTCAAGGACAGCAAGATGGACGGGATCGATATCCTCAAGACCGTCAAACGGGACAACCCGGACGTGCCGGTGGTCATCATTTCGGGCCACGGGAACGTCGAAATCGCGGTCGCCGCGATCAAACAGGGGGCGTATGATTTCATCGAAAAGCCGTTCAATATCGATCAGCTTCTGGTGGTGATCCGCCGCGCGATGGAAACCTCGCGCCTGCGCCGCGAAAACATCAGCCTCAAACGCCAGGACAGCAAGGGCGGGGAGATGATCGGCTCGTCGCCGGCCTTCCGCACGCTGATCAGCCAGCTCGACAAGGTGACCAAATCCAACGGCCGCGTGATGCTGACCGGGCCCGGCGGGTCGGGCAAGGAGGTCGCGGCACGCTATATCCACGCGAACTCGGGGCGCGCCTCGGCGCCCTTTGTCACAGTGAACTGCGCGGGCGTGGCGCCCGAGCGGATGGAAGAAGTTTTGTTTGGCCGCGAGACCCCCGAGCGCGGGGTCGAGCCGGGATTGCTGGAGCAGGCCCACGGCGGTGTCGTCTATTTCGACGAGGTCGCGGATATGCCGCTGGGCACGCAGTCCAAGATCCTGCGCGTGCTGGTGGATCAGCAGTTCACCCGCGTGGGCGGCAACGACAAGGTGCGCGTCGATCTGCGCGTGATCTCAAGCACGAACAAGGACCTGGCGGCCGAAATTGAAGCGGAAACCTTCCGGCAAGAGCTCTACCACCGCCTGAACGTGGTGCCGATCGCGGTGCCTTCGCTGTCCGAACGGCGCGAGGACATCCCGGAGCTTGCCGATCATTTCATCGCTGAGTTCAACGGCACGCAGGGCCTGCCGCTGCGCAAGGTTTCCGAGGATGCGCTGGCGCTGATGCAAACGATGGTCTGGCCGGGCAACGTGCGGCAGCTGAAAAACCTGATTGAACGGGTGCTGATCCTGGGCGAGGGCACAGCCCCCATCGAGGCGCGCGAGCTGCCCGGCGAGGAAGAGCCCGCCGCCGAGGAAGGCCGCGTGGTGCTGTCTGGCGCGATGGCGAGCCTGCCGCTGCGCGAGGCCCGCGAGGCGTTTGAGCGCGAATACCTGCTCACCCAGATCAACCGCTTTGGCGGGAATATCTCACGCACGGCGAACTTTGTCGGAATGGAGCGCAGCGCGCTGCACCGCAAGCTCAAGAGCCTCGGCGTCGTGACGAGTGCAAAGTCGGGGGCAAGGGTGGCCGAGGTCGGTTGAGGGGGGCGGTCCGCTGTGCGGGACTAAGCGCCAATTCGCTGCACTGGTTGTCAAAGTCTGCTGTTGTAAGTTAACGAAGTGTGCGCAGCGCAGGATAGCTAAATGAACAAATACGGATTGGCGGTAACAATAACCGTCGTTGGCGCACTTTTTATCGCTGTACCATTTGGTCTGAAATACTCTCAGGCAACTCTACTGTTTGGCTTGATCGCAGCACTTTCTGCCCCAGTGGTAATTCACAAAATTCCCAATGCAAGTTGGGCAATGGGGATGCTGATGGGGCTGTCTTTCTTCGCCAGCTTTCCAGCGAAAAAGCTTTTTCAAATCGACGGTTTCATAAATGAAGTGCCGGTAACTCTGGCATACGCCGCCTTACTTTGGGTAATTGGCTTTGGTTGGAGAAGGAGTTGGCGCTAAGCCGACTTTCGTAAGTCTTGCAGCATCGGTAACTCTGGGCTCGTTGCCGCCATTTCGCACCAGAGCACATCCCCTTACGCCAGCTCCCCCAGAACATCGATCCCCTGCATCAGCAGGAAATGCAGCATGTCGATAAAGATCCAGTTTTCGGCCAGCTTGTCGCCGTCGCGGCGGTAGATGTCGATCACGCGCATGTCCGCGCGGGTTTCGGTCACGGGGAGGCCCATGAAACCGCCCGTGACGCTCAGCGTCAGGTTCGGCCAGCCGAAGAACCCGCCGTAATTGCCCTCCGCCAGGCGCGCGACATGGCCGTTGAAGGTGCGCCCCGAAAGGCCGCTGCGAAAGGGGGTTTGGTGTTGCTCGATATAGCGGTCGATGGTGTAGGTGGCGCCGATGCCCTCGGGCCCCCACCACAGCATGTCGTCGTGCCAGTTGCGCTGCATCTCCTCGCGCGGGGTCAGCGCCGTCGGATTGGCGTTTGCCGCGTCGATGGCCTTGACCATGCTGTCGATGATCGCCAGCGTCCGGGCGCCCTCGGCGGGATCCGACGCGCCGAACAGCAGGCCGTCGTGCGTGCGCGGACCCGGCTGCACCAAATGCGCGGCGGTCTGGTCGGGAAAGCGTACCACGCCCGCTTGCCGCATCAGGTGCAGCAGGTCGCAATACATCGCCGTCTCGACAATCTGCCCGTCGACCACGCGGTTGAATTCTGCGTAGCGCAGCATCGCAATCTTGCGGGTGGGCCGGATGCCGACGAAAGGCGCGTCGAACAGCCCCATCAGATGCCCCATCGACACGACCCAGATGTCCTGATCGGGATCGTTGTGATTATGCGCGGCAAAAAACACATCCTCGCGTCGCTGCACGGCTGAAAAAGCGTTCAGAAGCGGCGTCCAAAAGACCTCCGCTGCGGCCTGCGGGCCGGTTTGCAGGTTGAAGGGATGAAATCCGCGCCAGATCGCCCCGTCGCCCATACGCGCGGCAAGCGTGTCAGCGACCGTATCCGGCGTCGCCCGGGCGAGTGCTGCATAATGGGCCTGCACGAGGGTTTTTGCCTCGGCAATCGCGTCTATCCGGTCTCGCATGACAGTCTCATCTGTTGAACAATCCCTCAAGCGGTAGCGCGTTGCACACGTGTGCACCAGATGTTTTTTTACATATCAGCCACGCTTTTGACGACCCGCCAGACGGACAATTCGTTTGACCGCCTGTGCTGCTCATGCAAGATCGGCACTCCGAAGATGGCAGGGCAGCGCAATGCGAAGGGTCGGACGGGCATGAAAGTCATCATTTGTGGCGCGGGGCAGGTCGGCTGGCAGATCGCGCGGCATTTGTCGGGCGAAAGCAACGATGTGACGGTTGTTGACAGCAACGCCGATCTGGTGCGGCGCGCGACCGATACGCTGGACGTGCAGGGGGTTGCGGGTTTTGCCAGCTACCCGGACGTTTTGGAACGCGCGGGGGCTGCCGACGCGGATATGATCATCGCCGCGACCCATTCCGACGAGGTCAACATGGTGACCTGTCAGGTCGCCCATTCGGTTTTCGGCATCACGCGCAAGATCGCGCGCCTGCGCTCGCAGTCCTACCTCGACGCGATTTATTCGGACCTCTACCGCCGCGACCATCTGCCCATCGACGTGGTCATCAGCCCCGAACGCGAGGTGGCGCAGGCCGCGTTGCAGCGCCTGTCGGCGCCTGCGGCCTTCGATACCGAAGTATTTATGGACGGGCACGCGCAGCTGCTGGGCATCACGCTGGACGAGGATTGCCCGGTGCTCAACACGCCGCTGCGGCAATTGACGGATCTGTTTTCGACCCTGCGCGCGGTCGTCGTCGGCGTGCGCCGCGAAGGGCGCCTGTTTGCGCCGGAGCCGGAAGACCAGCTGTTTGCGGGCGATGATTGCTATGTTTTCGTGCACCGCGACGACATCTCCCGCACGATGGAGATCTTTGGAAAGACATCCTCGACCCAGGATCGTGTGGTTCTGGTGGGCGGCGGCAATGTCGGGCTGAGCGTGGCGCAGACACTGGAGCGACGGGTCAAACGGGTGCGCGCCAAGGTGATCGAGAAAAACCGCGCCTGTGCGGAGCGGGCGGCCGAGGCGCTGGAGCGCACGATCGTGCTGAACGGGGACGGTCTGGACGCCGCACTGCTTGCCGAGGCGGGCATCGCCCGTGCCGATGCCATGCTGGCCGTCACCGACGATGACAAGACGAACATGCTGGCCTGCGTGCGCGCCAAGGCCGAAGGGTGTGATTACGTGATCGCCCTGATCAACGATCCCACGCTGGTGCCGCTGATGCAGCCCCTTGGGATCGATGCCTATATCAACCCGCGCGCCACCACCGTCAGCTCGATCCTGCGGCACATCCGGCACGGGCGGGTGCGGGCGGTCTATTCGATCGGTGACGCCGAGGCCGAGGTGATCGAGGCCGAAGTGCTGTCGACCTCGCCCATCGCCGGGCGCCGCATATCCGAGATCGACTTTCCCGAGGGTGCGTTGGTCGGCGCGATCCGCAAGGGGGACAAGATCATGCGCCCGATGGGCGATACCCGCATCGAAGAGGGCGATGTCGTCGCCGTCTTTACGCTGACCAAGGATGTCGCACAGCTGGAACAGCTGATGCAGGTCTCGATCGACTTTTTCTGATGGCGCGCGCGGCCCCCGAGAGCGTTCTGAAGACCGAGCTGCGGCGCTTGCCGCTGTTTGTGATCATTGCGGGGCTGGCCTGTGTATCGATGATGGCGCCGGCGCTGCATGCGCTGGTGGTGGACGATCACGCGACCGCACAGGCGTTTTTCTATGCGGGCGTCCTGGGCACGCTGGCTTGTGCGATGATTGCGGTTGCCCACGCCGGGCGCGCACCGCGCTACGGCACGCTGGGGCCGCTGCTGTCGCTTTTCGCGGCCTTCGTGTTTGTGCCCGCGATGCTTGCCGTGCCCTTTGTCGAGGCGCTGCCGACCACACGGTTCATCAACGCCTACGTCGAGATGCTGAGCGCGCTGACCACCACGGGCGCCACCCTCTTCGAGGATCCCACCCGTCTGAACCCCACGCTGCATCTTTGGCGCGCGCAGGTCGGCTGGATGGGCGGGCTGCTGATGTGGGTCGCGGCGGTGGCGATCCTCGCACCGCTGAACCTTGGCGGGTTTGAGGTGACCGCACGGGCGGAGCCGGGCAGGCGCACGGACTTCTGGAACATGGCGCAAGGCCCGACGCCGCGGGCGCGGATCAACCGCGCGGTCAGCACCCTGTTCCCGCTTTACGCGGGATTGACGCTGCTGCTGTGGGTTCTGCTGATGACGAGCGGTCAGACGCCGCTCAACGCGGCCGTGCACGGGATGTCGGTGATGGCGACCTCGGGCATCAGCGCCAGCGGCGGCGCGCAGCCCTTCGGTTTTGCTGGGGAGGCCGTCATGGTGCTGTTCATGTGCTTTGCGCTGTCACGGCTCACCTTCAGCGCCGATACGATGACGGCGACGCAGGGCGGGCTGTCGACGGATCCCGAATTTCGCATCGGCTTGGGCATCATCCTTCTGGTGCCGCTTGTTCTATTCGCGCGTCATTTTATCGGCTCCATCGAGGTGCAGACGTCGGCCAACGCCGGTGACGCGCTTGCCGCGCTCTGGGGCGGGGCGTTTACGGTGATCTCGTTCCTGACGACGACAGGCTACGTATCGGACCACTGGGGTGACGCGCAAAGCTGGTCGGGCCTGCGCACGCCGGGGCTGATCCTGATGGGGCTGGCCCTGGTGGGGGGCGGGGTGGCCACGACCGCCGGCGGGGTCAAGCTGTTGCGGGTCTACGCGCTTTATCGCAACGGCGTGCGCGAGATGCAGCGGCTGGTGCATCCCAACGCCGTCAGCGGCGCGGGAGTGGTTGGCCGCCGCCTGCAATCGAATGGCGCATTCATCGCGTGGATCTTTTTCATGCTGTTTGCCCTGTCGTTTGCCGCCGTGACGCTGGCGCTGACATTCGTGGGCGTGGCATTCGACGACGCGCTTGTGATGTCCATCGCGACGCTGTCGACCACCGGCCCCTTGATGGATGTCGCCAGCGAAGCCCCGATTGATCTGATCTCGCTCGGCGCGTCGGCAAAGGCCATTCTATGTGCAGCCATGGTGTTGGGACGGCTCGAAACTTTGGCAATCATCGCGCTTTTGACCCCCGATCTGTGGCGCGCGTGACACGGCGCGCTTTTTCTTTGGCGCGCGGGGCGCCAAGGGGGGTGGAAACTTGGAAACCCGCTGGGCATAGTCGCGCGGGGAGGTGTGCCCGGCGTACACTTTCAAAAAACCAAAAGCAAAAATAACGAAAAACAAAACTGGAAGAACAAACTATGGCGTCTGATAGACAGAATCTTCAGGATGCGTTCCTGAACCACGTGCGCAAAACAAAGGTGCCGGTG
Protein-coding regions in this window:
- a CDS encoding sigma-54-dependent transcriptional regulator, whose amino-acid sequence is MADILIVDDERDIRELISDILEDEGFATRLAGNSDDAMAAVNAEPPALMILDIWLKDSKMDGIDILKTVKRDNPDVPVVIISGHGNVEIAVAAIKQGAYDFIEKPFNIDQLLVVIRRAMETSRLRRENISLKRQDSKGGEMIGSSPAFRTLISQLDKVTKSNGRVMLTGPGGSGKEVAARYIHANSGRASAPFVTVNCAGVAPERMEEVLFGRETPERGVEPGLLEQAHGGVVYFDEVADMPLGTQSKILRVLVDQQFTRVGGNDKVRVDLRVISSTNKDLAAEIEAETFRQELYHRLNVVPIAVPSLSERREDIPELADHFIAEFNGTQGLPLRKVSEDALALMQTMVWPGNVRQLKNLIERVLILGEGTAPIEARELPGEEEPAAEEGRVVLSGAMASLPLREAREAFEREYLLTQINRFGGNISRTANFVGMERSALHRKLKSLGVVTSAKSGARVAEVG
- a CDS encoding ester cyclase, with the protein product MRDRIDAIAEAKTLVQAHYAALARATPDTVADTLAARMGDGAIWRGFHPFNLQTGPQAAAEVFWTPLLNAFSAVQRREDVFFAAHNHNDPDQDIWVVSMGHLMGLFDAPFVGIRPTRKIAMLRYAEFNRVVDGQIVETAMYCDLLHLMRQAGVVRFPDQTAAHLVQPGPRTHDGLLFGASDPAEGARTLAIIDSMVKAIDAANANPTALTPREEMQRNWHDDMLWWGPEGIGATYTIDRYIEQHQTPFRSGLSGRTFNGHVARLAEGNYGGFFGWPNLTLSVTGGFMGLPVTETRADMRVIDIYRRDGDKLAENWIFIDMLHFLLMQGIDVLGELA
- a CDS encoding TrkH family potassium uptake protein, producing the protein MARAAPESVLKTELRRLPLFVIIAGLACVSMMAPALHALVVDDHATAQAFFYAGVLGTLACAMIAVAHAGRAPRYGTLGPLLSLFAAFVFVPAMLAVPFVEALPTTRFINAYVEMLSALTTTGATLFEDPTRLNPTLHLWRAQVGWMGGLLMWVAAVAILAPLNLGGFEVTARAEPGRRTDFWNMAQGPTPRARINRAVSTLFPLYAGLTLLLWVLLMTSGQTPLNAAVHGMSVMATSGISASGGAQPFGFAGEAVMVLFMCFALSRLTFSADTMTATQGGLSTDPEFRIGLGIILLVPLVLFARHFIGSIEVQTSANAGDALAALWGGAFTVISFLTTTGYVSDHWGDAQSWSGLRTPGLILMGLALVGGGVATTAGGVKLLRVYALYRNGVREMQRLVHPNAVSGAGVVGRRLQSNGAFIAWIFFMLFALSFAAVTLALTFVGVAFDDALVMSIATLSTTGPLMDVASEAPIDLISLGASAKAILCAAMVLGRLETLAIIALLTPDLWRA
- a CDS encoding sensor histidine kinase NtrY-like, with protein sequence MRTVTTFGLVVLGPLLALATYLALGPLDQGSTDILRLILLLDLIYILVVAALVLAQVARLITARRAKSAGSRLHLRLTGVFALMALIPTVSVAVFAVLTINIGIEGWFSERVRAVVGNSLLAAEAYAQEEREGLRADAASLARSIDRARRGGIELSDSELLGEGQRQIQRGLREAYMIDGTGEIRARGDRSYLFDFEPPAPDDLAAADNGGVHLIEDKQNNEFRALIRLESFVDRFLYISRDVDGELLSLLDETQETIRLYQQLESERGRTLFEFGLLYLAFAVIIILAAVWLGLWFAERLSGPVGRLTGAAQQVGAGDLDVQVREDDGDDEIAMLGRYFNQMTKQLKGQRNTLLDNTRQIERRRRLFDSVLSSVTSGVVGLDPEGRVTFVNRSAMRLLDWEEDQQSLALAVAIPEFGPLFETVAHGSAEAAQEEIKVSRQGRLENLLVRMATRRTDEGRLEGYVVAFDDVTDLVSAQRMAAWGDVARRIAHEIKNPLTPIQLSAERIQRKYGKQVDDADRLEQMTGVIIRQTGDLRRIVDEFSKFARMPEPERKPQDLAQLVRDAVTLQKAGRPDIKLNVDLPDGALPTLIDATMISQALTNLIKNAGEAIDSLRENGAPDDLAPQVQVTLSQTDTHARITIADNGIGLPEDRARLFEPYVTTRSEGTGLGLPIVKKIIEEHGGSLTLTDAAPFEGQSHHGAMAVIDLPLEQSQHTQTEERQYG
- the trkA gene encoding Trk system potassium transporter TrkA; amino-acid sequence: MKVIICGAGQVGWQIARHLSGESNDVTVVDSNADLVRRATDTLDVQGVAGFASYPDVLERAGAADADMIIAATHSDEVNMVTCQVAHSVFGITRKIARLRSQSYLDAIYSDLYRRDHLPIDVVISPEREVAQAALQRLSAPAAFDTEVFMDGHAQLLGITLDEDCPVLNTPLRQLTDLFSTLRAVVVGVRREGRLFAPEPEDQLFAGDDCYVFVHRDDISRTMEIFGKTSSTQDRVVLVGGGNVGLSVAQTLERRVKRVRAKVIEKNRACAERAAEALERTIVLNGDGLDAALLAEAGIARADAMLAVTDDDKTNMLACVRAKAEGCDYVIALINDPTLVPLMQPLGIDAYINPRATTVSSILRHIRHGRVRAVYSIGDAEAEVIEAEVLSTSPIAGRRISEIDFPEGALVGAIRKGDKIMRPMGDTRIEEGDVVAVFTLTKDVAQLEQLMQVSIDFF
- a CDS encoding two-component system sensor histidine kinase NtrB, coding for MSPLEDAARPLWASLPVPALLVGADDAILDINAAAEGFLNTSAKSIRGAPVWDTLFVNVPIFEAFERARAGGTTLFVNDVDVGCGQRPPLQSQVQIAPYTGAEGVMIVMISPRELADRMTQSQSVKSAAKSAIGMAEMLAHEIKNPLAGITGAAQLLSMNLPREDLELTDLIVAESRRIVKLLEQVEQFGNLTRPERGPVNLHDVLDRARRSALLGFGARMRIIEDYDPSLPLALGDKDQLLQVVLNLLKNASEAAGKSGGTIRLHSFYEHSFRLRRADGSGQALPLQIEVIDDGPGLPEHIKGDVFEPFVSGKENGTGLGLALVSKIVGEHGGWISVSSVPGKTVFRISLPRADDAQKSGATAPIKES
- a CDS encoding sigma-54-dependent transcriptional regulator — translated: MDGTVLVADDDRTIRTVLTQALTRAGCKVHATSSLTTLMRWVGEGKGDVVISDVAMPDGNGLEMLPKIAADRPDLPVIVISAQNTIMTAIKAAEAQAFDYLPKPFDLPELMKRTARALDQSSTPRRATPDATAQTQDDLPMVGRTAVMQALYRVIARVMNTDLPVLIWGESGTGKSLIARAIHDLSDRRTLPFVTVNEADLMDIEGPARVLARARGGTLLIDEIGDISQEVQARIVRMMDLEQDNAPRFIATSQVDLGDEAGESNLRRDLYYRLSGATLHVPALRDRVEDIPLLAVHFLERAEAGGAQRVLSDGAAKVFSGYGWPGNVRQLEHAVRQMTLTNGAAEISRAEAEQIVGGQPGPEPARATTNTEKLGASVERHIKRYFELHGAMLPPPGLYQRILREVEAPLIEVALAATSGNQAKCAELLGINRNTLRKKITDLEIEVTRGRKMM